In the genome of Mucisphaera calidilacus, one region contains:
- a CDS encoding DUF1638 domain-containing protein, translating into MDGKMRHEVAAPGGVWVITCAVLELEVEAMLRDRADVVGVTRLPQGLHNEPDRLREELQLRIDEAETCAGCGVIVLVYGLCSRGTEGLRTRRCRLVIPRAHDCITLLLGSKERYAAYVSEHPGTYWYSPGWNAHHVPPGPKRYELLRREYVEKYGEDNADFLMEMEQGWFKEYNRATYVHLSIGATDEDRAETRRCADWLEWTYDEVAGDPGLMEALLSGAWDEERFLVLEPGEAFVMTADERVIERVKGEASS; encoded by the coding sequence TTGGATGGCAAGATGCGACATGAGGTGGCGGCGCCGGGCGGGGTTTGGGTGATCACGTGCGCGGTTCTGGAGCTTGAGGTCGAGGCGATGCTGCGTGACCGGGCTGACGTCGTGGGTGTGACCCGGCTGCCGCAGGGTCTGCACAACGAGCCGGATCGTCTTCGCGAAGAGCTGCAACTGCGTATCGATGAGGCGGAGACGTGCGCTGGGTGCGGGGTGATCGTTCTGGTTTATGGGTTGTGCAGTCGGGGTACGGAGGGTTTGCGGACGCGTCGGTGTCGTCTGGTGATCCCGCGTGCGCACGACTGCATCACGCTGCTGCTGGGGTCGAAGGAGCGTTACGCGGCTTATGTGTCGGAGCACCCGGGGACGTACTGGTATTCGCCGGGGTGGAACGCGCATCATGTTCCGCCCGGGCCGAAGCGGTATGAGCTTCTGCGTCGGGAGTATGTCGAGAAGTATGGCGAGGACAACGCGGACTTTCTGATGGAGATGGAGCAGGGTTGGTTCAAGGAGTACAACCGTGCGACATACGTGCACCTGAGTATCGGGGCGACGGACGAGGATCGGGCCGAGACGCGTCGCTGTGCGGACTGGCTTGAATGGACGTATGACGAGGTGGCGGGTGATCCGGGGTTGATGGAGGCGTTGTTGTCGGGCGCGTGGGATGAGGAGCGTTTTCTGGTGCTGGAGCCTGGCGAGGCGTTTGTGATGACGGCGGACGAGCGTGTGATTGAGCGTGTGAAGGGGGAGGCTTCGTCGTGA
- a CDS encoding ASKHA domain-containing protein, which produces MSEGCRLRVVAEGVDDVVIDVGRDALGESVAEILYGAGLGLNTRCGRRGVCDGCFVEELGRERVERRRACAWRLEAGEAVIRIPRRSRASHRPQVLEHFDLRVPYAHDPLADEGVGIAVDLGTTTVAVVVVDLADGRVLARRSRFNGQIELGDDVLSRINLCGRGAGQLVLLQKAVVAGTLRPLILEALGEAGVELRDLGCVTVAGNTTMLHLLVGEDPTPMGAVPFTPGFVEHRVVTAGELGLALPGCGDLPVHLLPSVSAYVGADVLGGVLSTGLAYEAGASLLVDVGTNGEMVLVHEGKMTACATAAGPAFEGSGLSHGMRAARGAIERVDLEREPFGVACGTIGDAEAEGLCGTAYLDLLAQGRAVGLFNERGRFADPLPAGAESWMVDHEGVRGLAVAEGVVVTEVDVALLLQAKGAIAAGILTLLELAGVSACDVGRVYLAGGFGMSLRVEHAIAMGLLPGFRVDQVSLAGNSSLASAYLALVDRSSLEELERLRGEVESIELNQVASFEDHYIDCLSLG; this is translated from the coding sequence GTGAGTGAGGGGTGTCGTCTTCGGGTTGTGGCGGAGGGGGTGGACGATGTGGTGATCGATGTGGGGCGTGATGCGCTGGGCGAGAGTGTGGCGGAGATTCTGTACGGAGCGGGTTTGGGGTTGAACACGCGTTGCGGGCGGCGGGGCGTGTGTGACGGGTGTTTCGTCGAGGAGCTTGGCCGCGAGCGTGTGGAGCGTCGGCGTGCGTGTGCGTGGCGTCTGGAGGCCGGCGAGGCGGTGATTCGGATTCCGCGTCGGAGTCGTGCGTCGCATCGGCCGCAGGTGCTGGAGCATTTTGATCTTCGGGTGCCTTATGCGCATGACCCGCTGGCGGATGAGGGCGTGGGGATTGCGGTTGATCTGGGAACGACGACGGTTGCGGTGGTGGTGGTTGATCTTGCGGACGGGCGTGTGCTGGCGCGTCGGAGCCGGTTCAACGGGCAGATTGAGCTGGGTGATGACGTGCTGAGTCGGATCAATCTGTGCGGTCGTGGCGCGGGGCAGTTGGTGTTGCTACAGAAGGCGGTGGTGGCGGGGACCTTGCGGCCGCTGATTCTTGAGGCCCTGGGAGAAGCCGGGGTAGAGCTGCGTGATCTGGGCTGCGTGACGGTAGCGGGGAACACGACGATGCTGCACCTGCTGGTGGGTGAGGATCCGACGCCGATGGGTGCGGTGCCTTTTACACCTGGGTTTGTGGAGCACCGCGTGGTGACGGCGGGGGAACTGGGGTTGGCGTTGCCGGGGTGTGGTGATCTGCCGGTGCACCTGCTGCCGTCGGTGAGTGCGTACGTGGGTGCGGATGTGCTGGGGGGCGTGTTGTCGACGGGTCTGGCGTATGAGGCGGGTGCTTCGCTGCTGGTGGACGTGGGGACGAACGGCGAGATGGTGCTGGTTCATGAGGGGAAGATGACGGCTTGTGCGACGGCGGCGGGCCCGGCGTTTGAGGGTTCGGGGTTGTCGCACGGGATGCGGGCGGCGCGGGGGGCGATTGAGCGGGTTGATCTGGAGCGCGAGCCGTTCGGGGTGGCGTGCGGGACGATCGGCGATGCGGAGGCGGAGGGGTTGTGCGGGACGGCTTATCTGGATCTGCTGGCGCAGGGGCGTGCCGTGGGGTTGTTCAACGAGCGGGGTCGGTTTGCGGATCCGCTGCCGGCGGGTGCCGAGTCGTGGATGGTTGATCACGAGGGTGTGCGTGGTCTGGCGGTGGCGGAGGGTGTGGTGGTGACGGAGGTGGACGTGGCCTTGTTGCTGCAGGCGAAGGGCGCGATCGCGGCGGGGATTCTGACGCTGCTGGAGCTTGCGGGCGTGTCGGCGTGTGATGTGGGGCGTGTTTATCTGGCGGGTGGGTTCGGGATGTCGTTACGGGTGGAGCATGCGATCGCGATGGGTTTGCTGCCCGGATTCAGGGTGGATCAGGTTTCGCTCGCGGGGAACAGCTCGCTGGCCAGTGCGTATCTGGCGTTGGTGGATCGGTCGTCGCTGGAGGAGTTGGAGCGGTTGCGCGGTGAGGTTGAGAGCATCGAGTTGAATCAGGTGGCGTCGTTTGAGGATCACTACATTGATTGTTTGTCGCTGGGTTAG